In the genome of Pelobacter seleniigenes DSM 18267, one region contains:
- a CDS encoding alpha/beta hydrolase family protein yields MTDSNNQNDPSAESQGTGHDGKGFSRKQMKFLFTCLSIIVLSSIMASLIQTSFGKVNVMSIKVPTQNGQWVVADLFKPKSATAENPAPLVVVVPGFQRSKEALSNIAIELSRRGIVVMSIDPYAQGSSSSSLSRTSATTEGYGMFALVDYAYDTPNLNYIDKNRIAATGHSAGGNAAIRGAAYFGKEATQTGKLSKLQSVFVSGYVLTLKDSVLKHVRANVGISYAYYDEGAYRNEQGNGDMRIAPESLRAVNSGLKLAGEAPVKEVELGHFYGRAADRNLRVVFNEKILHPFQPYINEATANQLDYFEKVFDWKSPIKSTNQVWVWKELLSMVSMVAAMVMLIPLAGFILANVPYFSSLIKTTPVARPWPRGKGLVIFWAILIVSALIACFSYIPMAELSKVLFPDASKRIMTWFFPQRMNNGVMLWAVLNGTIGFIFFFLSYWFIGRRNEVKPEMWGVEITLRELWRTFLLAICVFLGYYMVLFAIYYFFHVDYRFLFMGVRPFQKEQVILLMMYAPFFFIFFLSNSLRANGSLRLEGQKEWWSMLLAGIANSLGLMLIVLVQYVTFAFTGTVYWTDGWLYVNLLFGVVPMMFVLPYFNRYFFKLTGRIYLGPMITCLVFIMVLLSNTVCYLPL; encoded by the coding sequence ATGACCGATAGTAACAACCAAAACGATCCATCGGCCGAGTCGCAGGGAACAGGTCACGATGGCAAGGGTTTCAGCCGGAAGCAGATGAAATTCCTGTTCACCTGTCTTTCGATCATTGTCCTTTCAAGTATCATGGCGTCTCTGATTCAAACCTCCTTCGGCAAAGTCAATGTCATGTCGATAAAAGTACCGACCCAAAACGGGCAATGGGTTGTCGCGGACCTCTTCAAGCCAAAGAGCGCGACAGCTGAGAACCCGGCGCCGCTCGTTGTGGTCGTGCCCGGATTCCAGCGTTCCAAAGAGGCGTTGTCCAATATTGCGATCGAACTCTCACGGCGTGGAATCGTCGTCATGTCGATCGATCCGTACGCGCAGGGAAGTTCCAGTTCCTCTCTCAGCCGTACATCGGCAACGACAGAAGGGTACGGCATGTTTGCGCTGGTCGATTATGCCTACGACACCCCGAACCTGAACTACATCGATAAAAACCGCATCGCCGCGACCGGACACTCAGCTGGCGGAAATGCCGCGATTCGCGGAGCAGCCTATTTCGGGAAGGAAGCCACGCAGACGGGGAAACTGAGCAAGCTGCAATCAGTTTTTGTATCCGGTTACGTGTTGACGCTTAAGGATTCCGTTCTCAAGCATGTCAGGGCCAATGTCGGCATCAGCTATGCCTACTATGATGAAGGTGCTTACCGGAATGAACAGGGAAACGGCGATATGCGCATTGCACCTGAATCGCTGCGCGCCGTGAACTCAGGGCTTAAACTGGCCGGCGAAGCTCCGGTCAAAGAAGTGGAACTGGGGCACTTTTACGGAAGGGCCGCTGATCGCAACCTGCGGGTGGTGTTCAACGAGAAAATCCTTCATCCGTTTCAACCCTATATCAATGAGGCGACAGCAAACCAGCTCGATTATTTCGAAAAAGTTTTCGATTGGAAAAGCCCGATCAAAAGCACCAATCAAGTGTGGGTATGGAAAGAGCTGCTGAGCATGGTATCCATGGTTGCGGCCATGGTGATGCTGATTCCACTGGCAGGCTTTATCCTTGCCAATGTCCCTTATTTTTCAAGCCTGATAAAAACGACTCCAGTGGCTCGCCCCTGGCCTCGTGGAAAAGGTCTCGTGATTTTCTGGGCCATACTCATTGTCAGTGCTTTAATCGCCTGCTTCTCCTACATTCCCATGGCGGAGCTCTCCAAAGTGCTGTTTCCAGATGCATCAAAACGCATCATGACCTGGTTCTTTCCGCAACGCATGAATAATGGTGTGATGCTGTGGGCCGTGCTTAACGGCACCATTGGATTTATCTTCTTCTTTCTTTCTTACTGGTTTATTGGAAGAAGGAACGAGGTCAAACCGGAAATGTGGGGTGTTGAGATCACATTGAGAGAACTTTGGAGAACATTCCTGTTAGCAATATGCGTGTTCCTCGGGTACTACATGGTTCTCTTTGCGATCTACTACTTCTTCCATGTGGATTACCGCTTCCTTTTCATGGGCGTCAGGCCGTTTCAGAAGGAACAAGTCATTCTACTTATGATGTATGCACCGTTTTTCTTCATATTCTTTCTCTCAAACTCATTAAGAGCAAACGGGTCGTTAAGGCTGGAAGGACAGAAGGAATGGTGGAGTATGCTGCTGGCAGGTATCGCCAACTCGCTTGGGCTCATGCTGATTGTCTTGGTTCAGTATGTGACTTTTGCCTTCACCGGGACGGTATATTGGACTGATGGTTGGCTCTATGTCAATTTGCTCTTCGGAGTGGTTCCAATGATGTTTGTTTTACCCTATTTTAACCGCTATTTCTTTAAGCTGACTGGCCGGATTTATCTTGGGCCGATGATCACTTGCCTCGTATTTATCATGGTGTTGCTGTCAAATACAGTGTGCTACCTCCCTCTTTAG
- a CDS encoding lamin tail domain-containing protein, translating to MIMRNFCLAFVSVFILGSVNLLHAQSLIISEYCEYNHNASEPPTFNHYIELYNPSNKTVDMTHYQLWRARDGGGWNINNGDAVKPLDLTGTLAPQGTYVITRPHSDEKPVIIKGQISWNFLNISGNDAIGLAQKNDSGEFLLIDVIGTPGKAPKTAWAVAGIAKATKDHTLLRKPSVCEPTTDWAKSAGTDAENSQWIVKDENDISDVSQHHAVCGK from the coding sequence ATGATCATGAGAAATTTCTGTTTGGCTTTTGTCTCTGTTTTTATTTTAGGTTCAGTCAATTTATTACATGCGCAATCATTAATTATTTCAGAATATTGTGAATATAATCACAATGCAAGTGAGCCACCGACATTCAATCATTATATCGAGCTTTACAACCCATCTAACAAAACCGTCGATATGACGCATTATCAATTGTGGAGAGCCAGAGACGGGGGCGGCTGGAACATCAACAACGGAGATGCTGTTAAGCCCCTTGATTTAACCGGGACACTGGCTCCGCAAGGAACTTATGTCATTACCCGTCCGCATAGCGATGAAAAACCGGTGATCATCAAAGGACAGATTTCCTGGAACTTCCTGAACATCAGCGGTAACGACGCCATCGGTCTTGCCCAAAAAAACGATTCGGGCGAATTCCTCCTGATTGATGTTATCGGCACTCCCGGCAAAGCTCCGAAAACGGCCTGGGCAGTAGCCGGGATCGCTAAAGCAACCAAAGACCATACACTGCTGCGTAAACCTTCCGTCTGTGAGCCGACCACCGATTGGGCCAAGTCAGCCGGGACGGATGCTGAAAACTCCCAGTGGATTGTAAAAGATGAGAACGACATCAGCGATGTATCGCAACATCACGCTGTTTGCGGCAAATAA
- a CDS encoding porin, whose product MNTFFRKSLLLVVISLIPISSYAIDLGTYNDVKFDLGLQINRALMYVDDGSDKELFNVDNDNSSTRFNLNAETAIDNEFTIGAFFEAEFQSNASNDVDFESKSSDAVLNERYMEVYVKSKRFGQLSLGQGSGAADGNMERDLSGTNVINWANPALLGGAIRFGQTGPKISQTMTNLDFESRYDRVRYDTPKFGPVRLAISYGTKDDSDVTEAGVRLEKKFDGGTRLRGALGYSIEDTEEGNDTGKEKTVGGSFAILLSNGINGTVAVGKSSDDDSSNPDSKFSSLKVGYLKGRHAVSVMYAMTKDRSKKGDESSSIGLGYVFSAKEWLDFYAGYKVHSLDRKGSNYDDIKILTTGLRARF is encoded by the coding sequence ATGAATACTTTCTTTAGAAAATCTCTATTACTTGTTGTTATTTCACTCATACCAATTTCATCATATGCGATTGATCTTGGTACATATAATGATGTCAAGTTCGACTTGGGTCTGCAAATAAACCGTGCATTAATGTACGTTGACGATGGATCTGACAAAGAATTATTTAATGTTGATAATGACAATAGCAGCACACGATTTAACTTAAACGCTGAGACAGCAATAGATAATGAGTTTACCATTGGTGCGTTTTTTGAGGCTGAGTTTCAATCAAACGCATCCAATGATGTGGATTTTGAATCAAAGTCATCAGATGCTGTTCTCAATGAAAGATATATGGAAGTTTATGTTAAAAGTAAGAGATTCGGGCAATTAAGTCTGGGACAGGGTTCTGGAGCAGCAGACGGAAACATGGAACGGGATCTTTCTGGCACCAATGTAATTAACTGGGCCAACCCAGCCCTGCTTGGTGGAGCTATCAGGTTCGGTCAGACCGGTCCAAAAATCTCACAAACCATGACCAATCTCGATTTTGAAAGCCGTTACGACCGTGTTCGTTATGATACGCCAAAGTTTGGACCGGTAAGACTTGCGATTAGCTACGGGACCAAAGACGATAGTGATGTCACTGAGGCCGGTGTCCGCCTTGAGAAAAAGTTTGATGGAGGGACAAGATTACGCGGTGCATTGGGATATTCGATTGAAGACACAGAAGAAGGAAACGACACGGGAAAAGAAAAAACTGTCGGGGGCTCATTCGCAATACTTCTTTCAAATGGAATTAACGGAACTGTTGCCGTAGGTAAATCCAGTGACGATGACTCAAGCAATCCTGATTCTAAGTTCTCGTCACTAAAAGTTGGATATTTGAAGGGCAGACATGCAGTTTCAGTGATGTATGCAATGACAAAGGACAGGAGTAAAAAAGGCGACGAAAGTTCTTCAATTGGTCTTGGTTATGTTTTCTCCGCAAAAGAGTGGCTGGATTTTTATGCCGGATATAAAGTCCATAGCCTCGACCGAAAGGGTTCGAATTATGACGACATTAAAATTCTGACCACTGGATTAAGGGCTAGATTTTAA